A genome region from Flavobacterium sp. includes the following:
- a CDS encoding CusA/CzcA family heavy metal efflux RND transporter gives MLDSIIKFSIKNKIIIGLMTLVLIIWGAWSATKLPIDAVPDITNNQVQIFTSCPTLAGQEVEQLVTFPIEQSIATVPKIQEIRSISRFGLSVITVVFDDETDIYFARQLINERLKEAADKIPQGAGTPEMAPVSTGLGEVYQYIIHPKKGSKNKYNAKDLRTMQDWIVARQLYGTPGIAEVNSFGGELKQYEVAVNPDRLRAMGVSIPDIFTALQKNNQNTGGAYIDKKPNAYFIRGIGLVTSLDDVKKIVVKNTGAAPIYVSDVAEVRFGKAVRYGALTYNGEVDAVGGVVMMLKGENSNEVVKRIKEKLPTIQKSLPDDVVIEPYLDRTDLVGRAISTVEKNLVEGALIVIFVLVLFLGNFRAGLIVASAIPLAMLFALGLMNVFGVSANLMSLGAIDFGLIVDGAVIVVEATLHHLALRKSLKNLTQDEMDEEVFESASKIRTSAAFGEIIILIVYIPILTLVGVEGKMFRPMAQTVGFAIFGALILSLTYIPMMCALFLSKKPQHKETFSDKMMNKIQSIYQPLLKKVIDIKYVVVGVTGVIFLTAIFCFTRMGGEFIPQLQEGDYAFHCILPQGSSLNQSIETSMQASRIIKQFDEVKMVVGKTGAAEVPTDPMPPEATDLMVVLKPQKEWKSGRNYAELADAIMEKLEVIPGVFFEKNQPIQMRFNELMTGIRQDVAVKIFGENLDTLSQYAKEVGAVIQSVPGATSPQIERVSGLPQINIEYDRTRIANYGLTIEDVNDVVSTAFAGKSTGQVYENERRFDLVVRLDSVHRSSIDDVSNLMIPTNTGIQVPLSQVAKIDYKLGPAQISREAGKRRIVIGFNVAGRDVQSVVQDIQKKLAEKVKLPPGYYFTYGGQFENLQAASARLMIAVPVSLLLIFGLLYFTFRSFKQAMLIFTAIPMSAIGGIFALMLRGMPFSISAGIGFIALFGVAVLNGIVLIGTFNQLEKEGMNDIFERVKEGTITRLRPVLMTAMVASLGFLPMAISSSAGAEVQKPLATVVIGGLVTATFLTLFVLPLLYIIFNTKFDFKGRFKMRNATVVLILLLAGVGSANAQQRIPIDKAVETALQSNQQLDINKTEIQAAGLNVKTAVDIPKTGVFAENEDLRPSDKTGILKIGISQSFAWPGLYAARKSYFKDQLKYTQLNTALLNATIKRDVRTAYYKLWYLQDKQLLYQRLDSIYTLLSKTAEVRLKAGDVAQLDKIAADAKLLELKAFSDQNRKDMTVQQQQLMMLLNLNEWLLPVEAPLGKAEVNFSESNGLHPLLILQEQNVKIASSNVSVMKNSNMPELSGRVFSQRLYGLDDPYTGFSATASFPLFGAVSAHNKVKVAKAEKEVQEKNLAYQTQLLQTQKNSSAAEIEKNLSLLNFYETSGLKQAEDIIKASTLSYRSGEISFAELGQFLSQAVGIRQNYLDVLNQFNLSAVQFDYFNNK, from the coding sequence GTGTTAGATAGTATAATTAAATTCAGTATCAAAAACAAAATCATTATTGGTTTAATGACTTTGGTTCTTATAATATGGGGCGCATGGAGCGCAACAAAACTGCCCATAGATGCCGTACCTGACATCACAAACAATCAGGTTCAGATTTTTACAAGCTGCCCAACACTTGCCGGGCAGGAAGTAGAACAGCTCGTAACATTTCCAATAGAGCAGAGTATAGCAACTGTTCCAAAAATTCAAGAAATCAGAAGTATTTCAAGATTCGGGCTTTCTGTTATTACAGTTGTATTTGATGATGAAACAGATATATACTTTGCCCGACAGCTTATCAATGAAAGATTGAAAGAAGCTGCTGATAAGATTCCGCAAGGCGCAGGAACACCTGAAATGGCTCCTGTAAGTACCGGACTTGGTGAGGTATACCAATATATTATCCACCCTAAAAAAGGAAGTAAAAATAAATATAACGCCAAAGATCTGCGAACAATGCAGGATTGGATTGTAGCAAGACAATTGTATGGAACGCCAGGGATTGCCGAAGTAAACAGTTTTGGTGGTGAATTAAAGCAGTATGAAGTTGCTGTAAATCCAGACAGACTTAGAGCTATGGGGGTCAGTATTCCTGATATTTTTACTGCACTTCAGAAAAATAATCAGAATACAGGAGGTGCTTATATTGATAAAAAACCTAACGCATATTTCATTAGAGGAATCGGTTTAGTAACTTCATTAGATGACGTTAAAAAGATTGTCGTTAAAAATACGGGCGCAGCACCTATCTATGTAAGTGACGTTGCTGAGGTAAGATTTGGAAAAGCTGTACGATACGGAGCCTTAACTTATAATGGTGAAGTTGACGCTGTTGGTGGTGTTGTAATGATGCTGAAAGGTGAAAATAGTAACGAAGTGGTTAAGCGTATTAAGGAAAAACTTCCAACCATTCAGAAATCTCTACCGGATGATGTTGTCATTGAGCCTTATCTTGACCGTACAGACCTTGTAGGGCGTGCTATCAGCACGGTTGAAAAAAATCTTGTTGAAGGAGCTTTAATCGTAATATTTGTACTGGTATTATTTTTAGGAAATTTCCGTGCAGGTTTAATCGTTGCTTCTGCTATTCCTCTTGCAATGCTTTTTGCCCTTGGGCTTATGAATGTATTTGGAGTGAGCGCCAATTTAATGTCCCTAGGAGCGATTGATTTTGGTTTAATCGTTGATGGTGCGGTAATTGTGGTAGAAGCCACGCTTCATCATCTGGCACTGCGAAAGTCACTCAAAAATCTTACTCAGGATGAAATGGATGAAGAAGTTTTTGAGTCTGCATCTAAGATTCGTACCAGTGCGGCCTTTGGAGAAATCATAATCTTAATTGTATACATCCCGATCCTTACCCTTGTTGGCGTTGAAGGAAAAATGTTCCGCCCGATGGCGCAGACTGTAGGATTTGCAATATTTGGAGCTTTAATTTTGTCACTGACGTATATCCCGATGATGTGTGCGCTGTTCTTATCTAAGAAACCACAGCATAAAGAGACTTTCAGTGATAAAATGATGAACAAAATTCAGAGTATTTATCAGCCGCTGCTTAAAAAGGTAATCGACATTAAATATGTTGTGGTTGGTGTTACGGGAGTTATATTTTTGACTGCTATATTCTGTTTTACAAGAATGGGAGGCGAATTTATTCCACAGCTTCAGGAAGGCGATTACGCGTTTCACTGTATACTGCCGCAGGGAAGTTCTTTGAATCAGAGTATTGAAACCTCAATGCAGGCTTCAAGAATAATCAAGCAGTTTGATGAGGTTAAGATGGTGGTTGGTAAAACAGGAGCGGCCGAAGTGCCAACAGATCCGATGCCTCCTGAAGCCACAGATTTGATGGTGGTGCTTAAACCGCAGAAAGAATGGAAGTCAGGCAGGAACTACGCCGAACTTGCAGATGCCATAATGGAAAAACTGGAAGTTATTCCTGGAGTATTCTTTGAAAAGAACCAGCCGATCCAGATGCGTTTCAACGAGCTTATGACCGGTATTAGACAGGACGTTGCGGTAAAAATATTTGGTGAAAATTTAGATACGCTTTCACAGTACGCCAAGGAAGTGGGCGCGGTGATCCAGAGTGTTCCCGGAGCAACTTCGCCGCAGATTGAAAGAGTGAGCGGTCTTCCGCAGATCAACATCGAATATGACAGGACCAGAATTGCCAACTACGGACTTACTATTGAAGATGTAAATGATGTTGTCAGCACTGCATTTGCGGGTAAAAGTACCGGTCAGGTATATGAAAACGAACGACGTTTCGACCTTGTTGTGCGTCTTGACAGTGTTCATAGAAGCAGTATTGACGATGTAAGCAATCTTATGATTCCTACCAATACAGGAATTCAGGTGCCTTTATCTCAGGTAGCTAAAATTGACTATAAACTGGGTCCGGCACAGATCAGCAGGGAAGCTGGTAAAAGAAGAATTGTAATAGGATTTAATGTGGCGGGCCGAGATGTGCAGAGCGTGGTGCAGGACATCCAGAAAAAGCTGGCTGAAAAGGTGAAACTTCCGCCAGGATATTATTTCACTTATGGTGGACAGTTCGAGAACCTGCAGGCAGCAAGCGCAAGGCTTATGATTGCAGTGCCGGTTTCGCTTCTTTTGATTTTTGGATTGCTTTATTTCACATTCCGTTCTTTCAAACAGGCTATGCTGATCTTTACTGCAATACCTATGAGTGCCATAGGAGGGATTTTTGCCCTTATGCTTAGAGGCATGCCGTTTAGTATCAGTGCCGGCATTGGATTTATTGCATTATTTGGAGTTGCGGTACTTAATGGTATCGTACTGATTGGAACGTTCAACCAGCTTGAAAAGGAGGGTATGAATGACATTTTTGAAAGAGTTAAAGAGGGAACAATTACAAGGCTTCGTCCTGTACTTATGACGGCAATGGTAGCATCATTAGGATTCTTACCGATGGCAATCAGCAGCAGCGCGGGTGCAGAGGTTCAAAAACCGCTTGCAACAGTCGTAATTGGAGGTCTTGTAACAGCTACATTCCTAACATTGTTTGTTCTCCCATTACTGTATATAATCTTTAATACTAAATTTGACTTTAAAGGCCGATTTAAAATGAGAAATGCAACAGTTGTACTTATCTTGTTACTTGCAGGTGTAGGATCTGCAAATGCGCAGCAGAGGATTCCAATTGACAAAGCTGTTGAAACTGCCCTGCAGAGCAATCAGCAGCTGGATATTAATAAAACTGAAATCCAAGCTGCCGGGCTGAATGTAAAAACTGCCGTTGACATCCCTAAAACGGGTGTCTTCGCGGAGAACGAGGATTTAAGACCTTCTGATAAGACAGGAATTTTAAAAATAGGTATCTCTCAGAGTTTTGCATGGCCCGGTCTTTATGCTGCAAGAAAAAGCTATTTCAAAGATCAGCTTAAATATACCCAGCTTAATACGGCACTATTAAATGCAACGATAAAAAGAGATGTGCGAACTGCATATTACAAGCTTTGGTACCTGCAGGACAAACAGCTTTTGTACCAGCGTCTGGACAGTATTTATACACTGCTGTCAAAAACTGCAGAAGTGCGTTTAAAAGCTGGAGATGTGGCGCAGCTGGATAAGATTGCGGCGGATGCAAAACTTCTGGAATTAAAAGCCTTTTCGGATCAGAACAGGAAAGACATGACTGTGCAGCAACAGCAGCTTATGATGCTTTTAAACCTTAATGAATGGCTGCTTCCTGTGGAAGCGCCGCTTGGCAAGGCCGAAGTCAATTTTTCCGAAAGCAACGGACTGCATCCGCTTTTAATATTACAGGAGCAAAATGTAAAGATAGCATCTTCCAACGTTTCAGTTATGAAAAACAGCAATATGCCAGAGCTTTCAGGCAGGGTTTTCAGTCAGAGGCTATACGGTTTGGATGATCCTTACACAGGGTTTTCAGCCACTGCATCCTTCCCGCTTTTCGGGGCCGTATCGGCGCATAACAAGGTAAAGGTGGCAAAAGCGGAAAAAGAAGTACAGGAAAAAAATCTTGCCTATCAGACCCAGCTTCTTCAGACCCAGAAGAATTCTTCTGCAGCTGAGATTGAAAAGAACCTTTCGCTTCTTAATTTTTATGAGACTTCAGGTCTCAAACAAGCTGAAGATATTATTAAAGCATCGACACTAAGTTACCGCTCGGGTGAAATCAGTTTTGCTGAACTTGGACAATTTTTAAGCCAGGCTGTAGGGATCCGCCAGAATTATCTTGATGTTTTAAATCAATTTAACCTTTCTGCGGTACAGTTTGATTACTTCAATAATAAATAA
- a CDS encoding bestrophin family ion channel — MLLDKKISVIYFVKQIKSQIILIVVFAAAIGLLDNLPIFKEIALPLSIPALVGTAVSLLLAFRTAQSYERWWEARTVWGAIVNDSRTFIRQVTQFTSKDNKQIADQFTERQIIWVYALGEALRRQPFSPKVQAYLNFHKISGANIPNALLDKHSHDIALLEQKGIISDFKQVQLNETLARLCDSMGKCERIKNTVFPKSYSLLVHTLIYVFAAILPFGLEDSQLAVEVLMTIMIPLLFISIEKTAIIMQDPFENTPVDTPMTSLAQTIEINLLEMTGAQDIPVKPKNNEYYEM; from the coding sequence ATGTTGTTAGATAAAAAAATATCGGTAATTTACTTTGTCAAACAGATTAAGTCTCAGATAATTCTCATTGTAGTATTTGCAGCGGCAATAGGCCTGCTGGATAATCTGCCGATATTCAAGGAGATAGCCCTCCCGCTTAGTATTCCTGCTTTAGTGGGTACCGCCGTTTCACTTCTTCTTGCCTTCAGGACAGCCCAATCCTATGAGAGATGGTGGGAAGCGAGAACGGTATGGGGTGCAATAGTGAACGATTCCCGTACTTTTATAAGACAGGTAACGCAGTTCACTTCAAAAGATAATAAACAAATTGCAGATCAGTTCACGGAAAGACAGATCATCTGGGTTTATGCCTTAGGCGAAGCGCTTCGCAGGCAGCCTTTTTCTCCAAAAGTTCAGGCCTATCTTAACTTTCACAAGATCAGCGGAGCCAATATTCCAAATGCGCTTCTTGACAAACATTCCCATGATATTGCCCTTCTGGAACAGAAAGGAATTATTTCAGATTTTAAGCAGGTGCAGTTAAATGAGACGCTTGCCAGATTATGTGACAGTATGGGTAAATGTGAGCGAATTAAAAACACTGTTTTCCCTAAATCCTACAGTCTTCTGGTGCATACCCTAATATATGTTTTTGCGGCCATACTTCCTTTCGGGCTGGAAGATTCCCAGCTTGCCGTAGAAGTCCTTATGACAATAATGATTCCGCTTCTGTTTATCTCAATTGAAAAAACTGCAATTATCATGCAGGATCCATTTGAAAATACCCCTGTTGATACACCAATGACCTCACTTGCGCAGACCATTGAAATCAACCTCCTTGAGATGACAGGTGCACAGGATATACCCGTAAAGCCTAAAAATAATGAGTATTACGAAATGTAA
- a CDS encoding MgtC/SapB family protein, producing MDIEFELLLSAKLLLAVFLGGIIGLEREREQQNSGVRTFACICVASCLFVSISAHLTADKSAIARMLAAIATGLGFIGAGLIFRDDKNLPKGLTTASGLWTTSAVGMAIALNMFVIAVASTLIILLIFTINQFPWYRKLVDKLIKSKKRTN from the coding sequence ATGGATATCGAGTTTGAACTGCTGCTTTCCGCCAAATTACTGCTTGCTGTTTTTCTTGGCGGGATAATAGGCCTTGAAAGGGAACGTGAACAGCAAAATTCAGGAGTACGGACATTTGCGTGCATATGTGTCGCTTCGTGTCTTTTTGTTTCGATTTCAGCCCATTTGACCGCCGATAAGTCAGCAATTGCCAGAATGCTGGCTGCAATTGCGACTGGACTTGGATTCATAGGGGCAGGACTAATTTTCAGAGATGATAAAAATCTTCCTAAAGGGCTGACTACTGCTTCAGGTCTTTGGACGACATCGGCAGTTGGAATGGCTATTGCACTAAACATGTTTGTTATTGCGGTGGCGTCGACGCTTATAATACTGCTAATTTTCACCATAAATCAGTTTCCATGGTACAGAAAACTAGTAGACAAATTAATTAAGAGTAAAAAAAGGACTAACTAG
- a CDS encoding efflux RND transporter periplasmic adaptor subunit has product MKVKIQLLIAAAAVFSLVSCGQKSNESETGAKTEQAEGAKEEGHGEEEAATIAVLTQDQIKSVGITLGTIESKNLTAAIKANGALRVPNNNKANATSLYGGVIKTLKVQLGDHVRKGQVIATIENPQFIQQQEEYITINSRITNAEQELQRQRDLQAGNAGALKNLQNATAEVNALRARKASLQKQIQLMGINPASVSASNLRAALTVTSPVTGTVSAEFAKIGSYVDVSSPVVEIVDNQLIHLDLQVFEKDLPMVKVGQNVNFTLTNNPTASYTAKVFNIGSSFENESKTVAVHCTVTGNKTGLIDGMNITAMVSVGTALTAAVPNDAIAEADGKFYIFVKTDKKPEEHEEAEGGEGAEAGEKHSPEEEKKIAATSMNFEKVEVNKGVSELGYTAVTPVKDIPSGTQIVTKGTFFVNAKLSNSGGHEH; this is encoded by the coding sequence ATGAAAGTCAAAATTCAATTATTAATCGCGGCTGCGGCGGTCTTCTCACTTGTAAGCTGCGGGCAAAAAAGCAATGAAAGCGAAACAGGAGCCAAAACTGAACAGGCTGAAGGAGCAAAAGAAGAGGGACATGGTGAGGAAGAAGCTGCGACAATTGCCGTATTAACCCAGGATCAGATTAAATCTGTTGGTATAACACTGGGAACTATTGAGAGCAAAAATCTGACTGCTGCAATAAAAGCCAACGGAGCTTTAAGGGTTCCTAACAATAATAAAGCAAATGCAACTTCACTCTATGGAGGGGTTATTAAAACCTTAAAGGTACAGCTGGGAGATCATGTTCGAAAAGGACAGGTTATTGCGACTATCGAAAATCCGCAGTTTATCCAGCAGCAGGAAGAGTACATTACGATCAACAGCAGAATTACAAACGCAGAGCAGGAACTGCAGCGTCAGAGAGATCTTCAGGCAGGAAATGCAGGTGCATTAAAAAATCTGCAGAATGCAACGGCGGAAGTAAATGCACTTCGTGCGCGTAAGGCATCGCTTCAAAAGCAGATCCAGCTTATGGGGATTAATCCAGCATCAGTATCTGCGTCGAATTTAAGAGCGGCATTAACAGTTACAAGTCCAGTGACCGGTACGGTAAGTGCCGAGTTTGCCAAAATTGGAAGTTATGTTGATGTTTCGTCTCCTGTTGTGGAGATCGTGGACAATCAATTGATCCATTTAGACCTTCAGGTATTTGAGAAAGATCTTCCTATGGTGAAGGTGGGACAGAACGTAAATTTTACCCTGACAAATAATCCGACAGCTTCTTATACAGCAAAGGTGTTCAATATTGGTTCTTCTTTTGAAAATGAAAGCAAGACTGTGGCGGTGCACTGTACCGTTACAGGTAATAAAACAGGACTTATCGACGGAATGAATATTACAGCCATGGTTAGTGTCGGCACAGCTCTTACAGCTGCAGTTCCAAATGACGCCATAGCAGAGGCAGACGGCAAGTTCTACATTTTTGTAAAAACTGACAAAAAACCCGAAGAGCATGAAGAAGCGGAAGGAGGCGAAGGTGCTGAAGCTGGAGAAAAACACAGCCCGGAAGAGGAAAAGAAGATTGCAGCAACAAGCATGAACTTTGAAAAAGTCGAGGTTAATAAGGGAGTTTCAGAGCTTGGATACACGGCTGTAACTCCTGTTAAGGACATACCTTCAGGAACACAGATTGTGACCAAGGGCACTTTTTTCGTCAATGCTAAACTGAGCAATTCAGGAGGGCACGAGCACTAA
- a CDS encoding diacylglycerol kinase family protein — MTYIHFIINPVSGGARHNLSEFFIKEFFPPEKYKIKTDYTLNKKHAIELTQKAVSKHPDIVVACGGDGTINEVASCLLGTNIKLGIIPVGSGNGLASHLNIPRDVKKSLEVIKSGNKILIDAGKINQHYFFSNTGIGIDAMIIKKYEHSASRKLYSYIKAAILSSFEYRTQPAVISFDDKILNLKPFMVFISNSNEMGYGMTLTPNAMLTDGLLDLILIPDLSFAEKLTLGFHVLRGTVGKFEKAQHHQVQNLRIAMPLKIYTDAQIDGEHYNLKTNFCKISIIPGALNVLV, encoded by the coding sequence ATGACCTATATACATTTCATAATCAATCCCGTCTCCGGCGGAGCAAGGCACAATCTCTCAGAGTTTTTCATCAAGGAGTTCTTTCCGCCGGAAAAATATAAAATAAAGACAGATTACACCCTGAATAAAAAACATGCAATTGAACTTACCCAAAAAGCCGTATCAAAACATCCGGATATAGTTGTGGCCTGCGGGGGCGATGGAACTATTAATGAAGTAGCATCGTGTCTGTTGGGAACTAATATCAAACTGGGCATTATACCCGTTGGTTCTGGCAATGGCCTCGCTTCGCACCTGAATATACCCCGCGATGTTAAAAAGTCTCTTGAAGTAATTAAAAGTGGCAATAAAATATTGATTGATGCTGGAAAAATCAATCAGCACTATTTTTTCAGCAATACCGGAATCGGCATTGATGCAATGATCATAAAAAAATACGAACATTCTGCAAGTCGAAAACTCTATTCTTACATTAAGGCAGCTATTCTTTCGAGTTTTGAATACAGGACACAGCCGGCCGTAATTTCATTTGATGACAAAATCTTGAACTTAAAGCCATTTATGGTTTTTATTTCCAATTCAAATGAAATGGGATATGGCATGACCCTTACGCCCAATGCCATGCTGACTGATGGATTACTGGATCTTATTCTTATTCCTGATTTATCATTTGCAGAGAAACTTACTTTGGGATTTCATGTCCTGCGGGGAACTGTGGGTAAATTTGAAAAAGCCCAGCACCATCAGGTGCAGAATCTTAGAATAGCAATGCCCCTGAAAATCTATACAGACGCGCAGATAGATGGGGAACACTATAATCTTAAAACCAATTTTTGTAAAATTTCAATAATTCCAGGAGCACTAAACGTGCTTGTATAA
- a CDS encoding heavy metal translocating P-type ATPase, whose product MEHKHKYDKDGKQICCTQTEKVYVKAGAKELVKGHSANDGHNHAHSKNDGHNHGHSDDDGHDHGNVEGGPFKMFLPSIISLVMLLLAITFDNWIKLPWFSGAVRFVWYLIAYLIVGFPVIKDAFKSITKGEVFSEFLLMSIATVGAFIIKEYPEGVAVMLFYAVGEVFQTLAVSRAQRNIKSLLDQRPDEVTILVDGKPKTVKAEEAGIGDIIQLKPGEKLGLDGELLTDGASFNTAALTGESKPDTKSKGETVLAGMINLNVAAQVKVTAAYTESKLSRILELVQNATAQKAPTELFIRRFAKIYTPIVVFLAIAICLVPYFFVDNYDFNSWLYRALVFLVISCPCALVISIPLGYFGGIGAASRNGILFKGSNFLDVMASIQNVVMDKTGTMTEGVFKVQETVFKPEFDKDEILKMVNAVESQSSHPVATAIHEFVGEVDSSIKLESTEEIAGHGLKAVINGKELLAGNFKLMDKFSISYDVDPATIVYTTIAVSYDKKYVGYITIADSIKEDSQQTIDLLHKLNIKATMLSGDKSSVVKFVADKLGIDNAYGDLLPEDKVNKVKEIKAQYGTVAFVGDGVNDAPVVALSDAGIAMGGLGSDATIETADVVIQDDKPSKIPMAINIGRQTKKIVWQNITLAFVVKGVVLILGAGGLATMWEAVFADVGVSLIAILNAVRIQKMKF is encoded by the coding sequence ATGGAACATAAACATAAATATGATAAAGACGGAAAGCAAATCTGCTGTACACAGACAGAGAAAGTGTATGTTAAGGCGGGCGCCAAGGAATTAGTAAAAGGGCACAGTGCAAATGATGGCCATAATCATGCACATAGTAAAAACGACGGACACAACCATGGTCATAGCGATGATGATGGACATGATCACGGCAATGTGGAAGGCGGACCTTTTAAAATGTTCCTTCCTTCCATTATTTCGTTGGTTATGCTGCTTCTTGCAATTACTTTTGACAACTGGATAAAACTTCCCTGGTTTTCGGGTGCGGTAAGGTTTGTATGGTATCTAATTGCCTACCTTATTGTTGGTTTTCCAGTAATTAAGGATGCCTTTAAAAGCATTACAAAAGGCGAAGTATTCTCAGAATTCCTGCTTATGAGCATAGCTACAGTCGGAGCATTCATAATCAAAGAATATCCCGAAGGTGTTGCCGTAATGCTTTTTTATGCCGTAGGTGAGGTATTCCAGACACTTGCAGTTTCAAGAGCACAGAGAAACATTAAAAGCCTTTTGGACCAGAGGCCGGATGAAGTAACCATACTTGTAGATGGAAAGCCTAAAACGGTAAAAGCAGAAGAAGCTGGAATTGGTGATATTATCCAGTTAAAGCCAGGTGAGAAATTAGGACTTGACGGCGAATTGCTGACTGACGGCGCTTCTTTTAATACTGCGGCGCTTACCGGAGAAAGCAAGCCTGATACCAAATCTAAAGGCGAGACAGTTCTGGCGGGAATGATTAATTTAAATGTGGCGGCGCAGGTAAAAGTCACTGCAGCTTATACAGAAAGCAAACTCAGCCGAATACTGGAACTTGTTCAAAATGCGACGGCCCAAAAGGCACCGACAGAACTTTTTATAAGACGATTTGCGAAAATTTATACGCCAATTGTAGTTTTTCTGGCAATAGCAATATGCTTAGTGCCTTATTTCTTTGTAGACAATTATGACTTTAACAGCTGGCTTTACAGAGCACTTGTATTTCTTGTAATTTCTTGTCCCTGCGCACTTGTGATTTCAATACCCCTTGGTTATTTTGGCGGAATCGGTGCAGCGAGCCGAAACGGCATCCTATTCAAAGGAAGTAATTTCCTGGATGTTATGGCTTCAATCCAGAACGTTGTTATGGATAAGACAGGGACGATGACCGAGGGTGTCTTTAAGGTTCAGGAAACTGTTTTCAAACCGGAGTTTGATAAGGATGAGATTTTAAAAATGGTTAATGCCGTGGAAAGCCAGAGCTCGCATCCTGTTGCCACAGCAATTCATGAATTTGTTGGTGAAGTTGACAGTTCTATCAAATTGGAAAGCACCGAAGAAATTGCGGGTCACGGACTGAAGGCCGTCATAAACGGAAAAGAACTTCTTGCAGGTAATTTCAAGCTAATGGATAAGTTCTCCATCAGTTATGATGTTGATCCAGCAACTATAGTTTACACAACCATTGCAGTGAGCTACGACAAAAAATATGTAGGCTATATTACAATTGCCGACAGTATCAAGGAAGATTCACAGCAGACAATTGACCTTCTTCACAAGCTGAACATTAAAGCTACAATGCTGAGCGGGGACAAAAGCAGTGTTGTAAAATTTGTTGCTGATAAATTAGGAATCGACAATGCTTACGGAGATCTTCTGCCTGAAGACAAGGTAAACAAGGTTAAGGAAATCAAAGCGCAGTATGGAACAGTTGCCTTCGTAGGGGACGGAGTAAACGATGCTCCTGTGGTTGCTTTGAGCGATGCGGGAATTGCAATGGGAGGACTTGGAAGTGATGCTACTATTGAAACTGCTGACGTAGTTATACAGGATGACAAACCATCGAAAATACCAATGGCTATAAACATTGGAAGGCAGACAAAGAAAATCGTGTGGCAGAATATTACACTTGCATTTGTTGTCAAAGGAGTAGTTCTTATTCTGGGAGCCGGCGGACTTGCTACAATGTGGGAAGCGGTATTTGCTGATGTTGGCGTATCACTTATCGCGATCTTAAATGCGGTACGCATTCAGAAAATGAAATTCTAA
- a CDS encoding transcriptional repressor — protein sequence MKKATEAVFESKNIRLTTMRILIYEYLETVTAALSLAEIEKFFHKADKVTIYRTLQTFQEKGLVHKILDENVVKYKLCAESCVEDDHNDRHLHFYCKKCNETTCRDEIILPKSLEESLQIDEVQILAKGICEKCLKSF from the coding sequence ATGAAAAAAGCAACAGAAGCCGTCTTTGAAAGTAAAAATATACGCCTCACGACGATGCGTATCCTGATTTATGAATATTTAGAAACCGTTACCGCTGCACTGTCCCTGGCGGAAATTGAGAAATTTTTTCATAAAGCGGATAAGGTAACAATCTACAGGACTCTTCAGACATTTCAGGAGAAAGGACTTGTCCATAAGATCCTTGACGAAAATGTTGTTAAGTACAAACTCTGCGCGGAATCCTGCGTTGAAGATGACCACAATGACAGACATCTGCATTTTTACTGCAAAAAGTGCAATGAGACAACCTGCCGGGACGAAATTATTCTGCCCAAAAGCTTGGAAGAAAGTCTTCAAATTGATGAGGTGCAGATCTTGGCAAAAGGAATCTGTGAAAAATGCCTAAAATCGTTTTAG